The stretch of DNA TGAAATGCTCGTTGACGTAAAGTGCCTTCTCTCCGGTTTCAGGATGCACCCGCACCACCGGATGAATAGCCATCGCTTCGCGGTTGCCGTGCGGCCGCGCATCGTGGAGGGCTGTAAGCCCTTCAAGCATTTCCTGCATCGGTTCTGAAAGGTCAGCATAGGCAGCAATCAGATTGGTCCACATGGTGTCACCACCAGACTCCGGACACGTCACCATGTTGAGGATCGACATCAGGGGTGGCGAGTCGGTGAAGGTCAGGTCCGTATGCCACTCATCCGCAATGCCGCCTTCACTGGCTGCAAGCTCAAAGATGTGGGGGTCAGGTGCATCGGGCTTCGCAAGGTTCGGATGCGCCCCTTCCAGTTCACCGAACTTCTGTCCAAGGGTGACATGTTGTGCTGGCGTCAGGTTCTGGTCTGGAAAAACAAGAACTTTGTGTTCCGTAAGAACAGACTTGACCGCATCCACATCACTTTGGCTGGCCTCCGCCAGATTGACGCCAGTCACCTCTGCTCCCAGCGAACCCGCCAGCGGACGGATGTCCAAACTCATGCTCATATCCTGCCCCTTACGATCATGGGATCTAGTGCGTCCCTTGATCCCATTATTCAACGGAAGCCGGCGCAAGGCCAGCATCGACCGTGCCGAAAACTATTGACACTTAAAATGCCAATATTACCATGAAGCACTTGCGTATGGATTGTTGGGTTCGAATGAAGGCCTCCGGATGAAGCTATTTGCCAAGATTGCCCTGTCCACGGTGACCGTACTGTTTATAGGTGCAGCCGGTCTCTTCTGGTTTGCCTTATTCTCAGAGCGCCCGCCCCTGGCAACAGAGCAGGCGACGCTGGAAGGTGATGGCAGCCTCATCGACTATTGCGCCATCCCAGAACTCGACGGCAGCGGCAAACTGGCAGCGGACATTCCAAAGGGAAACACGCCCGGCTGCAGCTACTCGCACTTTCCCCTGCCGATACTACGCGCGTGCACAGAACCGTTGCCGGATGGCGCCGCTGACATTCGCGGCCTCTGGATTGCTGTCACCGGCAAAGTCGGACACGTAGAGCGCGTTGAGCAATGCGGCACACGGACGGTCATCACCAGCAGCGGCATCATCCACGATTCAGGCCCCAACAGCACCGGTGGCTTCACCTCCAACGACACGGAAGGCATGGTGCTGTTCACTATCGGTGACAGGGAATACTGCCCACGCACATCCGCCGGGATGACCTGGAACCAGAACATCCTTGAGTTTCGAGTATTCGGCTGGGGCCCCATCGTGGTGAAACGCTATCTCGATGGGCAACAACTCGTCTGGGAGTATGCTGATGGCAGCACGACAAGGATGAACCGTATCTGCGCATTGCCCGAAGACCAGAAGGTCCCAACACCACGCGGCCCGCGCTACTCCTTGTTCGCCACAGACTGATCAGTTGCCGGGCGACACAAGATCGCCGGAAAGCCGTTCCGCCAGCAGGTCAAAAACAATCCGAATACGGCGGCTTGTGCGCAACTCCCTGTGGGTTACAAGCCATACGGGCACCGGGACGGGCTCCATGGATGGCAGTACCTTTTCAAGGTCGGCATATCTATCTCCCGCATCATGAGTCAGGAAGGTGGCCCCGACACCGGCACGCGCAAGTTCCACAAGCAGACTGCCACTGGACGTACTGGCGCGCATGTTGTTCCGCGTCACCGGCATGCCCAGTCCCTGCAAAAACGGAACGATGTTTTCCGCTTCATCAAAGCTGATCAGGTCAAGATCGGCCATATCGTCCATGGACCGCGGTCGCCCTACCCGGTCGAGATAGGCTTTGGACGCATACAGATGCGCCGTCGTCTCATTCACCAAGCGGCCGATAAGGTCAGCCTGCTCAGGCCGTGCGTGCCGGATGGATATGTCTGCTTCACGCCGGGTGAGATCGCGCACGTCATTGGAGACGATGACCTCGACAAGAAGCCGGGGTGCAATCTCCTGAAGCTCGGAGATGATAGGTGCCAGATGGTAGCGGGCAAAAAGCTCGGTGGCCGTGATGCTGACCTTGCCCTCCACATGCTGGGACTGGCCGGATGCCGCAAGCGATACCTTCAATGCCGCGTCACCCATCGCCCGCACATGGGCCAGCACCTCATGGCCAGCCTGGGTCAGCCGCATGACGCGCGGACCGCGCTCGAACAGAACCACCCCAAGCGCTTCTTCCAGGCCCGTGACCTGCCGGCTGAGGGTCGGTTGCGTCTGCCCAAGGACGCGGGCGGCCGCCGACAGCGAGCCTTCTTCAGCCGTCGCCAGAAAAGCGCGGATTTGGTTCCAGTCAAAAGCGATTGCAGGCCAATTCATGGATTTTCGTATACCAGATCGACAAAATTCAGCAATTTCTATCTGAAATACGCATAGGTATGTAAGGGCCCAACAACACACCCACCAACACGCAGGAGCCTTCCATGGCGCATGAAAGCAAGTTCTGGGACAACATAGCGGACAAGTACTTTGCCTCTCCCATCGGCAATCCGGAGGCCTATGAGGAAAAACTTCGCCTCACCCAGGAGCAGTTACGACCGGACATGAAAGTGATGGAGTTTGGCTGCGGGACCGGCGGCACCGCGTTGCGACATGCACCACACGTCGCCCAGATTGACGCCTTCGATATCGCAGAGGCCATGCTGGTCATCGCCAGACGGCAGGCGGACGAGCAAAATGTCCGCAACGTCACCTTTCAGCGCGCTGACATCGCCGAGATGGATGTGGCGGATGACACCTATGACGCCGTCCTCGGCAACAGCATCCTGCACCTCATCGAAGACCCGGCAGCTACCGCGAAAAATGTGTACCGCTGGCTCAAGCCCGGCGGCATATTTGTCTCAAGCACCGTATGTTTGGGCGACGGCATGAACTGGCTGAAGCTCATCCTGCCCCTCGGCCGCGCCATCGGCAAGGTGCCCTATGTGCAGTTCCTCAAAGGCAACGGCCTGGTCGGCTTCATGACCGATGCTGGTTTCAAGGTCGAGACCCACTGGCAGCCCGGCGACGGCCGCACGGTGTTTCTCATCTGCCGCAAACCCGGGTAGCCAATTGGGCGACGGGCGCACCCAGGGAAAGTCCTGGATACGCCCGCTCATTTGGTCTTGATCTTTGTGCCATTCGCCGACCACTTGCCGGCGTTCAGGCGGCATCAGGTGCTGGCTTCACCCACCTGCAGGGGAGGGTCAGATACTGGCGGCGCCTCACTGCTGGCCTGCTCACTTTCAGGACCGAACACCTTCTGGTCCGGCAGGAAGGGTGCGATCAGTAGTCCGGCCACGGTCATTGGGTAGTTGGGCGCTGTGCCGATGCCAATGTTGTCGCTTGGACGTTCGTTTGCCGGATTGTGGAATGTCCCGAAGAGAATATCCCAGACGATGAACTCACCGCCGTAATTGCTGTCGCCAACTTCCTTGTTTGGGTAGTGGTGGTAGCGATGGTTGTCGCCAATCGAGAAGATGTATTCCCAAAAGCGCAGCTTCAGATCCATGTTGCCATGCTGAAACACGCCAATGCACAGCTGCATGAGGATGGCGACCATCGCTATCTCTGGAGAGGGCTGCAGCAGGGCGAAGGGCAACGCATAGAAGAACACCTGCATCACCACTTCAACAGGATGGCTGCGAATGCCGTTGAGCCAGTAAAGCCGTTTCACCGAGTGATGGGCTGCATGGAATCGCCACAGGAATGGTACTTCATGCATGGCGCGGTGAAGCCAGTAGCGGAAGAAATCCTTGATCAGGATCAGCAGGAAAACCTGTACG from Pyruvatibacter sp. HU-CL02332 encodes:
- a CDS encoding TauD/TfdA family dioxygenase → MSLDIRPLAGSLGAEVTGVNLAEASQSDVDAVKSVLTEHKVLVFPDQNLTPAQHVTLGQKFGELEGAHPNLAKPDAPDPHIFELAASEGGIADEWHTDLTFTDSPPLMSILNMVTCPESGGDTMWTNLIAAYADLSEPMQEMLEGLTALHDARPHGNREAMAIHPVVRVHPETGEKALYVNEHFTRRIVEMNAFESEALLAFLTRWVQNPRFTARINWSQGMIGMWDNRVTQHFVINDFVGERVIQRVTVLGDRPEGVRAPHFEPWTKRAKLSATSHWDAQLYRFLRDREGKQAAE
- a CDS encoding LysR family transcriptional regulator, which encodes MNWPAIAFDWNQIRAFLATAEEGSLSAAARVLGQTQPTLSRQVTGLEEALGVVLFERGPRVMRLTQAGHEVLAHVRAMGDAALKVSLAASGQSQHVEGKVSITATELFARYHLAPIISELQEIAPRLLVEVIVSNDVRDLTRREADISIRHARPEQADLIGRLVNETTAHLYASKAYLDRVGRPRSMDDMADLDLISFDEAENIVPFLQGLGMPVTRNNMRASTSSGSLLVELARAGVGATFLTHDAGDRYADLEKVLPSMEPVPVPVWLVTHRELRTSRRIRIVFDLLAERLSGDLVSPGN
- a CDS encoding methyltransferase domain-containing protein, which codes for MAHESKFWDNIADKYFASPIGNPEAYEEKLRLTQEQLRPDMKVMEFGCGTGGTALRHAPHVAQIDAFDIAEAMLVIARRQADEQNVRNVTFQRADIAEMDVADDTYDAVLGNSILHLIEDPAATAKNVYRWLKPGGIFVSSTVCLGDGMNWLKLILPLGRAIGKVPYVQFLKGNGLVGFMTDAGFKVETHWQPGDGRTVFLICRKPG
- a CDS encoding sterol desaturase family protein → MTQADAQAHTSALKNKTLPPTSRMAYRLEKWAGLPFNLLELIGAYLIVLPMNWALRHLDGLSYRLEGTLLRRVLQHTIFPAALIFSLWLGFEFAANGVTFNSLLTLALVPVIIGLIVAPIERLMPFSRKWLEGGNDTTVDIIFFVSGAFWNGFGQYLLQVLFILSLIEVLEPYGHGLWPSELPGVVQVFLLILIKDFFRYWLHRAMHEVPFLWRFHAAHHSVKRLYWLNGIRSHPVEVVMQVFFYALPFALLQPSPEIAMVAILMQLCIGVFQHGNMDLKLRFWEYIFSIGDNHRYHHYPNKEVGDSNYGGEFIVWDILFGTFHNPANERPSDNIGIGTAPNYPMTVAGLLIAPFLPDQKVFGPESEQASSEAPPVSDPPLQVGEAST